TTGTACCCTTAGTCTTGGTTCATCCCAGCCTTTGCAACTGAAAGTATATATGCAGAATATTTTTCTCACTATCTTTAAAGAGGCAATGCTTTTATTTCACATATATTCTTAATGATTAATAAGGAAAAACTTGCATACccaattgtttttgttgttgttttatctaGCAACTTTATACTTTAGGAATTGGGCATTGGGAGTCACTTTTACACATGATAACATATATGTGTAAGTGTGCACATGCacatcattccttttatttttctttgttaagGTTATTGAAGGGACATAAGATCTTACTATAACATGAGGATAAAATGTTTTCAGTGCTTATCCAAATTTATAATATGCTACTTTAGCATTTTCTtactaaaaataggaaaaaatattaagggaaatgatttaacaacaataacaataagaGCAACACAAAAACTTAAGTTGCACAGAAGATACCATAATgtcttcagaaaaaaaacaaaaagagttgGTTTACAGGGCACATGAAGTTTTTAATCAACAGACAATGGTTTTAATATTTAGTGGTTATGTGACCATTGGAAAATTTACATAactcttttctaaaataaaaataatatgcctTCAAGCTTTGTAACTTAGAGCATTTACTTAATcgcttctctgtctctctctgtcagtcagtccatctgcaaaatggagacaaTATCTCTTTCATGGGtgtttaataatattaaatgacAGCACATATATAATGTCCTTACAtcatgcctggcacatgatagatgctcagtaaatgcagGCTGCACCTTCTGCTGTTATCTTCCTTCTCAGTTTCTTTCAACACATGAAAATAGCTTACCTTTCTAGGATTCCCTTATCCTATTACATTCAGCATGGTTTCATTCCTCTCATATCTGTATAACATAGGTATaggcaaggaaaggaaaatttgaaaCCAGTATCTCAGAGGGAATGTGAAAATCCTTGAGGGAAACCAAAGCTCCCCATAACTTGGAGTCAAGGACTGAGTGAGCAAATGCAAGACGCCAAGCTTAAATAGGAAATTCAAGGGACATCATTAAGGGAGAGGTCAATttccaaaatatcagaagagaaaaCATGTTGCagatagaaaacaacaaaattgtGTAACAGCTCTGCATAGAGTTTCTTTAAAGGTGACTTAATAACTGAAggggtatttttccttttataggaGAATTTAAAGCTAATTTATGGAGACAAAATGGTTATCACAAGGAGTAATAAATGTCACAAGGAGTAATAAAAATTGAAGCCGGTTTTTATTATCTGGACAATGACTtcaattaaaagaatattttattctcttgGTTTCAGACTCCTGAAATTCTACATCAATTGGAAATTATGCCCTTCACCAGATCCTGGATCACTAAATGCTGTCAGACGACAATGTTTGTCTAAGGAGAATCTCTTCCCCAAACCACTCAATCTATCACAAGTAGGAGAAGAATGAATACTGGAAATCATTGTTCAATAACTGTGTTTATACTTGAAGGGTTAACAGAGCAGCCAGAGCTCcagctcctcctcttcctccttttcctatTGATCTATATCATCTCCATGGTGGGAAACTTGGGCCTGGTCTTTTTAATCAGGACCAGTTCCCAGCTTCATACCCCCATGTACTATTTCCTCAGTAACTTGTCCTTCATAGATCTGTGTTACTCCTCTGTCATACTCCCTAAAATGTTAGTAAACTTCGTGTCAGAGAAGAATTTCACTCTTTTTCCTGAGTGCATGACCCAGctctttttcttctgcttcttcggTATTGATGACTCCTACATGCTCACAGCCATGGCGTATGATcgttatgtggccatctgtaacccCTTGCTCTACAATGTCACAATGTCCCATAGAGTCTGTTTTATGCTGGTCTCTAGCGTGTATCTAGTCGGGGCTATAGGGGGTTTGGTTCACACCAGCTACATATCTAGTCGCTCCTTCTGTGGAACTAATGTCATACACCATTACTTCTGTGACATTCTTCCTCTTCTGAGTATCTCCTGCTCAAGGGACTACACCAAGGAGCTTTTGGTGATGATCTTGGTTGGAGTCAATGTATTTGCATGTGCTCTAGCCATCTTCATCTCTTATGCCTTCATCCTTTCCAGCATCTTGCATATCCGCTCAGCTGAAGGCAGGTCTAAAGCCTTCAGTACCTGCAGCTCCCATCTTGCAGCTGTCGGGGTATTTTATGGTTCCATcatctttatgtattttaaaccATCATCTACCAGTGGCACAATCCAGGAGAAAGTGGCCTCTGTATTTTATACCACAGTGATTCCCATGCTTAACCCCCTTATCTACAGTTTTAGGAATAAGGATGTCAAAGAAGCCATTAAAAAGGCTCTGAAGGGTGGGATACTCTCCAGGTCTGTGTAGAAAACAGAACCGCAAAGCTTTtatcttgttgattttgtttgtttgtttgtttcttttaatctatGTTTGTTTGTTAGTGTAACTAGTTTCAAGCCAGAGGTCATATAAAGATAAACTGAAATGTCTCTGTGGTTTATTTTGGATGACCTTCACTTCCTTTTCAGTGCCCTACCTGAACATtcaatgtttttttctctatccCTAGACTTCTAGCCACTAAAGAAGCAGTTGTCCTGGGCTATTCTCTTCCTACCTAATCTTCTAAGCATGTActtaatcacacacacacacacacacacagacacacacacacacacacaaacacacacacaaacagacaaGTTTTTACATCAAAGTCCTAGTTTTGTTAATTGTTCTTGCTAAGAAAAACTCCTGTTTTAAGGTCTTAATGTCTAATAATAGCTGAATGTGCAAACTCTCACAGTAATACTTGCATCTGAATACACAACAGGGATTTGTAATTGACATTTCATAGTAGAATTTTAAGGGAATATAATTTATAGTAAAAAAGAGCATCTTCCTGAGACTTTCAGCTACTGTTACTATTTTTGAAGATCAAACCTGTCTTCTGGAGGTCCAAAATGGGTTGGATATTGGTCTGGGAGagtggaaaaaagataaaatcattttaatgcttattataatttcatttaacCTCTTTTCTTTCTAATGTGTTGCATACCTTGACTCCTTTAAGTTGGATCTAAAGATCACTTTCTCTAGAATAACTTCCTTAATTGTTTGCTGCCCATTTTTCCAACTATTCAGAATAATCCTTAATCCTTACTGTAGCatcataattcattcattcagtcagccATCAGTCAACTAAtcagtcaaaaatatttactgaacaactatgtgccagatactgtgaaTATATTATCCCTACTCTTGTGAGAAGCaaataattaaacaaatgaataaggaAACACATAATATAGCCAATGGTGAGAAGTGCTAGAGGGTATCTAAAGCAGAGTGGAGGTTGGGGTGCTAAGGTGGGAGAAGACTTGCTGTTTTAAATATGGACAGAAGCCATGAAATTCAAGTTTAAAAGGGCAAAACAAAACAGTTCCTATCATCAAGCATTCTTTggattctttgtttttaattcagttgtacTGAGCTGTAGTCACATACCCTAAaataatccacagtgtacaatcaattgtttacagtactgtcatatagttgtgcattcatcataaaaatcaatttttgaacattttcaatactccaaaataataaaataaaaataaacacaagagTTTTTTCTattgcatgtttaaaaaaaatttttttttgacatagttaatttaaaaaaaaaagagtctattaaaaaaaataatggaaaaaatatgcagagcccccttgaggagctggtggagaatgcaggggtgttgggcttccccacctcaatggtagcgtgatgtgctcacagacataggggacaggcagtttgatgggctgagccctctaccataggacttgcccttgggaaatctgttgctgcaaagaagaggctaggcctccctataattgtgcctaatgcctcctcccgaatgcctctttgttgctcagatgtggccctttctctctagctaagccaacttagcaggtgaaatcactgccctcccccctacatgggatctgacactcaggggagtgaatctccctggcaacatggaatatgactccagaggaggaatctagacccagcatcgtgggatggagaacatcttcttgaccaaaagggagatgtaaaaggaaatgaaataaacttcagtggcaaagagattccaaaaggagctgagaggtaactctggtgggcactcttatgcacaatatagacaactcattttaggttctaaagaattggaatagctagcagtaaatacctgaaactatcaaactacaacccagaacccatgaatcttgaagacgattgtataaaaatgtagcttatgaggggtgacattgtgattgggaaagccatatggaccacactcccctttgtccagtgtacagatggatgagtagaaaaatgggggcaaaaaacaaacaaacaaaaaaacacccagtgttctttttcactttaattattctttttcatttttttattcttattatttttgtgtgtgtggtaatgaaaatgttcaaaaactaattttcgtgatgaacgcacagctatataatggtactgtgaacaactgagtaTACACTTTGTAGGACtacagggtatgtgaatatatttcaataaaaatgaattaaaaaaattaacacaagaataaaaacacaagtaaagaagaacacccaaaacctcCCATCCCCcaatctcccctattattcatttaatttttgttcccatttttctacccatctgtccattttttgttcccatttttctaaggGGAgggtgagccataaggttttcacaattacagtcacaccatgaaagctacatagttatgcaatcgtcttcaaaaatcaaggctaccgggttgcagttcaacagtttcaggtatttccttctagctattccaatacactaaacactCAAAAgagatatgtatataatgcataagataacctccagaatgacctctgaactctatttgaaatctctcagccactgaaactttattttgtttcatttctctttcctcttttggtccagaggattttctcaatcccacgatgctaggtccaggttcatccctggaggtcatgccccatgttgccagggagatttacactcctgggagtcatgtcccacgtaggggagagggcagtgagtttacctgctgagttggtttagagaaagaggccacatctgagcaacaacagtTTTCTCTGGGAGtgattcttatgcacaattataaatgggcttaacctctccttggcaaaacaagcttcgtaagggcagctgagggctcagccttctaaactgaTAGTCCCCAGTGCCTGTCAGAACatcagtaattcctcaggtgaataagtttaatatttatgcattttcccccagtcactcaggaggactttgcaaatacatatttatcctctgcccaagttactttgggatgtatcagggtttcacagtaacctgtacaaaccaacaatatctcactccctattcaaagttccaggtaattacggtgtttgagtaaactgactgtagaagttaaattatcaggtgtgctacagaaaatagacttgcactaaataaacatatctccctttggtctcacacagaatttgaagttttaaaacaagatcagtatcatcctttaccctgtagtctgacttgccttagtcccaaccagatcagttgcattcatatctctaattgaattctgaactcttttcagcttttttaacagttgctgtatgggataatactgacattcatagctgacaaactctagctctgagtctcgggTGTCACAAAGATATTCGAAGTTCTAGGGAgagactaggttatacacaaagagctcaacatctcagaatttagagaaaaccattacaactcaggaatagatgtgattgctgtaagagcttataatctagggacctttacaataagccttcccctgataacctgtgctttaagattcaattctcagagtt
This genomic stretch from Choloepus didactylus isolate mChoDid1 chromosome 6, mChoDid1.pri, whole genome shotgun sequence harbors:
- the LOC119537336 gene encoding olfactory receptor 8D1-like; translated protein: MNTGNHCSITVFILEGLTEQPELQLLLFLLFLLIYIISMVGNLGLVFLIRTSSQLHTPMYYFLSNLSFIDLCYSSVILPKMLVNFVSEKNFTLFPECMTQLFFFCFFGIDDSYMLTAMAYDRYVAICNPLLYNVTMSHRVCFMLVSSVYLVGAIGGLVHTSYISSRSFCGTNVIHHYFCDILPLLSISCSRDYTKELLVMILVGVNVFACALAIFISYAFILSSILHIRSAEGRSKAFSTCSSHLAAVGVFYGSIIFMYFKPSSTSGTIQEKVASVFYTTVIPMLNPLIYSFRNKDVKEAIKKALKGGILSRSV